Within the Streptomyces sp. R41 genome, the region GCGCCATCGAGGCGACCGTCAACATCACGGGTACGACGGTCAGCGACAGCCCGTACAGCGCCTTCGAGTTCGTGTCGGGCGGCGGTCACGGCTACGCGACCAAGAACATCACCGTCGACGGCGCCACCGTCAACAAGGTCGGCACGGTCGTCGTCCAGGCCGAGTCGCAGGGCGCGGCGAAATTCAGCAATGTCCAGGCGACCGGCGTGGGCGCGGCGGGCGTCTACAACTGCCCGTACCCGACCGGCTCCGGCAGCTTCACGCTCACCAACGGCGGTGGCAACTCCGGCTGGGACAGCACCTGGGCGGACTGCTCCACCTGGCCGCAGCCCGGCTCCGGGAACCCCGACCCCGATCCGGCCCGCAATCTAGCCAAGGGCCGCCCGGCCACCGCCACCGGTTCGCAGGACGTCTACACGCCGGGCAAGGCGGTCGACGGCGACGCGAACACCTACTGGGAGTCCACCAACAACGCCTTCCCACAGGCCTGGACGGTCGACCTGGGCTCGACCCTGGCCGCCCGCCGCCTCGTTCTGAAACTGCCACCCGCCACGGCCTGGCAGGCGCGCACGCAGACCCTGTCGGTCCTGGGCAGCACGGACGGCTCGGCGTACTCGACGGTCGTGGCCTCGAAGGACTACCGCTTCGACCCGGCCACCGGGAACACGGTCACGGTGCCCCTGCCCAGCGGAACGAACCTGCGCTACCTCCGGCTGAACGTGACCGCCAACACCGGCTGGCCGGCCGCGCAGTTCAGTGAGGTGGAGGCGTATCTGTCGTGATGTCCGAGGTCGTCCCGCGCTTCGCCGCCTGGATCTGCTCGTACACATGGGTCCGCAGCTCGGCGAAGCGCGGGGTGACCCGTGTGTGCAACTGGTCCCGCTCGTCGGGCAGATCGACCTTCAACTGCTCCTGTACGACGGTGGGTGAGGCGGAGAGGATCAGTACGCGCTCGCCCAGGTAGACGGCCTCGTCGATGTCATGGGTCACGAACAGGATCGTGATCTGGCGCTGCCGCCACAGCCCGCGCACCAGGTCCTCCAGATCGGCGCGCGTCTGCGCGTCGACCGCCGCGAACGGCTCGTCCATCAGCAGCACATCGGGCTCGTACGCCAGCGCGCGGGCGATGGCGACACGCTGCTGCATCCCGCCGGACAGCTGCCAGGGATAGGCCCCCGCGGCATCCGTGAGCCCGACCGATTCCAGCGCGTCCGCGACCAGCTCACGGCGCCGTGCCTTGCTCAACGGCTTCTGTTTCAAAGGAAGTTCGACGTTCTCCTGCACCCGCATCCAGGGAAACAGACTCCGCCCATACTCCTGGAAGACGAACGCCATGCCCGGCGGTGGTCCGCTGACCCGGTGGCCCGCCAGCGACACCTCTCCCGCCGTCGGTGTCAGCAGCCCGCCCACGCACTTCAGCAGCGTGGTCTTGCCGCAGCCCGACGGGCCGACGAGGCAGACGAGTTCGCCCGCCTCCACGGTGAAGGTGAGGTCCCGTACCGCCTCCACCCGGCGCCCGGAACCTTCGTAGACCTTCTTCAGGCCACGTACGTCGAGCATGGACCGACCTTTCGCGAGCTTCACGGGGACCGCCGGGACGCTGCCCGCAGACCGTGGTACCAGTCGAGCACCCGGCGCTCGACCAGTTGGAAGACGACCGAGAGAAGGAAACCGAGCAGGCCGAGGACGAGGATCCCGGTCCACATGTCCGGGATCGCGAAGCCGCGCTGGAACTGGACGATGGTGAAGCCGAGGCCGTTGCTGGCCGCGAACATCTCGCTGATGACCATCAGGATGATGCCGATGGACAGGGCCTGGCGCAGGCCCGCGAAGATCTGCGGGCTCGCCGAGCGCAGGATCAGGCTGCGCAGCCGGGCGACGCCGGTGATGCCGTACGAGCGCGCCGTCTCGGACATCACGGAGTCGACCGCGCGCACACCCTCGACCGTGTTGAGCAGGATCGGCCAGACGCAGCCGCTCGCGATCACGACGATCTTCATGGTGTCGCCGATGCCCGCGAACAGCATGATGACCGGGACGAGGACCGGCGGCGGGACCGCGCGCAGGAATTCCAGGACCGGTTCGCACACGGCCCGCACCTTCCGGTACGAGCCGATGACCGTGCCCAGCGCCACGCCCACGACGGCCGCAGCCGCGTAGCCGCCGAGCAGCCGCTCCATGCTCGGCAGCAGGTCTGCGCGCAGCCGCTCGCCCGTCCAGACGTCCGGGAAGGTCTTCAGGATCGTGCGCAGAGGCGGCCAGTACACGTTCGTACTGCCGTCGGAGGCGAGCCACCAGCCCACGACGAGCAGGGCGGGCAGGCCGACGACGAAGAGCAACCGGAGCAGCGCGCGCCGGACGGCGCCACGCCCCGGGCCCGCGAGCGGTTCGCGCTTCACACCGTCACCTCCCCGCGCACCGACTGGTGCCAGGCCAGCGCCCGCCGCTCCACCGTGCGCGCGCCCACGTTGATCAGCAGCCCGAGCAGACCGGTGACCACGATCAGCGCGTACATCTCGGGCACGGCCTGCGAGGTCTCGGCGAGCGCGATGCGCGCGCCCAACCCTGGTGCGCCGATGACGAGTTCGGCGGTGATGGTGAGGATGAGCGCGACCGCTGCGGCCAGCCGGACGCCCGTCATGACGTACGGCAGTGCCGTGGGCCAGAGTACGTGACGGACGCGCGCCCAAGTGCCCAGGCCGTACGAGCGGGCCGTCTCGTCGGCGACCGGGTCGACGTCCTGGACGCCGTACATGACCTGGATGAGGACCTGCCAGAAGGAGGCGTAGACGACGAGGAGGAGCACGGAGCGGAGCTCGGTGCCATAGAGGAGGACGGCGAGGGGGATCAGGGCGACCGAGGGGATCGGGCGGAGGAACTCGATCGTCGAGGCGGTCGCCTCGCGCAGGTGGGGCACGACCGAGATCACGACGCCCACCAGGATGCCGGCGCTCACCGCGATCGCCAGGCCGAGCGCCCAGCCGGTGAGGGTGTCGCCGAGGGCGGTCCAGAAGGCGTGGTCGGCGAGCTCGGTGCCGAGAGCCTTGGCGATGCGGCTCGTCGGCGGGAAGTAGTCCTCCTTGATCAGACCGAGCCGCGGCACCGCCTCGCCCAGCGCGAGGAAGGCCGCGAGCCCGGCCGCACCCAGTGCGGCGTTGGCACCCCTCACGGCAGCAGCTTGTCCAGATCGGGCGTCGACTTGAAGAGCCCGTCCTGCTCGCCCAGCTTCTCCAGCGCCTCGATGGACGCGCGGTTCGGCTCGGCCGGCCACTTCGGCAGGGTCACCTTCGCCAGGACCGCCGTCGGGATCTTCGTGTAGGTGGTGACGACCTGGCGCACTTCGTCCGGGTGGGCGTCGGCGTAGGCGAGGGAATCCGCGGTGGCCTCCTGGAACTTCTTCACCAGGTCCGGGTTCTTCTGCGCGTACTGCGTCGAGGTGAAGTACATCGCGACGGTGAGGTCCTTGGCGACGTCGACCAGGGACGAGGCGATCTCCGTGCCGCCCTGGCTCTTGACGGTGGCGAGTGCGGGCTCGACCACCATGGCGGCGTCGATCTGGCCGCTGTCGAGGGCGGCGGGCATCTGGTCGAAGGCGAGCTCGACGAACTTCACCTTCGACGCGTCGCCGCCCGCCTTGCGCACCGACTCGCGCACGGCGGTCTCGTTGATGTTCTTCAGCGTGTTGACGGCGACCTTCTTCCCCTCGAGGTCTTTCGCCGACTTGATGGAGCTGCCCTTCTTCACCGTGATGGCGCCGAAGTCCTTGCCCGACACGCCCGTTGAGGCGACGCCGTTGGCGATGGCCTTCACGGGAACGCTGTTGGACTGGGCGATCATCAGCGAGGTCATGTTGGAGAACCCGAACTGGAACTGGCCGCTGACGACGCCCGGCACGATCGCCGCGCCGCCCTGCGCGGTCGTCATGGACAGTTTCAGGCCACGCTTGCTGTAGAAGCCCTTCTCCTGGCCCAGGTAGAGGGGGGCGACATCGACGATGGGGATGATCCCCACCTTGACCGTGGTGATACCGCCGGACGACGCGTTCTTGTCCGAGGCGCCACCGCCGTCGGACGAGCCACAGGCCGACGCGGCGACCAGGAAGGCTCCGGCCGCGAGAACGGCGAGCAGACGACGCATGGCTCCTCCTGTGCAGACGACAGTGTTCCGACAGGTGTGCGCACACCGCACAATGGTGCTCAGCGCGAAGGTAGAGCCCGCGTCTGGCGGGGTCAATGCCTTTGGCTAACAATATTGTTGACAGTTATTGAGGTGTGCTCCCGGCCTGCGCGAAGGGCGTGCTCCCAGCGCATGCGGAGAGTGCGCTCCGTGTGTCCCCGTGTCCACCTGGAGGCGACGATGCCTGCAGCAGCCCGCGCGCCCCACTTCGTCCGGTCCTTCGAACGCGGTCTCGCCGTCATCCGCGTCTTCGGCGCCGACCACCCGGAACTGACGCTCAGTGAGGTCGCGCGCGCCTGCGACCTCACCCGCGCGGCGGCCCGTCGCTTCCTGCTGACCCTCGTCGACCTCGGATACGTCCACACGGACGGCCGGATGTTCCGGCTCACCCCGCGCGTGCTGGAGCTCGGCTACGCCTACCTCTCCGGCAGCACGCTGCCGGAGCTCGCCCAACCGCATCTGGAGCAACTCGCCGTCCGGGTGGGGGAGTCGTCCTCGCTCTGCGTCCTCGACGGCGACGACATCGTGTACGTGGCACGCGTGCCCACCCGTCGCATCATGACCGCGAGCATCACCGTCGGCACGCGCTTCCCCGCCCATGTCACCTCCGTGGGCCGGGTGATCCTCGCCCATCTGCCGGACGAGGAGGTGGACGCCCGGCTCGCCCGCGCCGACCTGCGGCCCCTGACGGCGCACACCATCGTCTCGGCCGAACTGCTCAAAGCGGAACTGAGCCGCGTACGACGTCGGGGATACGCCATCGTCGACCAGGAACTGGAGGAGGGGCTGCGCTCGGTCGCCGCCCCGGTGCGGGACCGGGACGGCGAGGTGGTGGCGGCGGTGAACATCCCGGTGCACGCGAGCCGCAACTCGGTGGCGTCCGTACGCCGCGATCTGCTGCCCCACCTGCTGGCGACCGTGGCCCGCATCGAGGCGGACCTCCGGGACCTGCGGCTCACAGGTCCAGCACCAGCCGCTTCCCGAGACAGCGGGACACACAGATGAGCATCGTCTCGCCGGCCTCCCGCTCCTCGTCCGTGAGTACCGAGTCCTGGTGGTCCGGGGTCCCTTCCAGGACGTCCGTCTCGCAGGTCCCGCAGGTGCCCTCGGTGCAGGAGTAGAGCACCTCGACACCGGCGGCCCGCACGGTGTCGAGGACGGAGGCATCGGCGGGGACGGTCAGCGTGCGGCCGGTGCGCTCCAGGACGACCTCGAACTCGCGGTCCTGGCCACTCTCCTGAACCTTCGGCTGGAAGCGCTCGACGTGCAGCAGCCCGCTCGGGCACGCCTCCTCCACCGCGTCCAGGAGAGGCCCGGGACCGCAGCAGTAGACGAGCGTGTCCTCGGGGACCCCGGCGAGCACGGACGCCAGGTCGAGCAGCCCCGTCTCGTCCTGGGGCGCGATCCGCACCCGGTCCCCGTACCGGCTCAGCTCCTCGGCGAACGCCATGGAGTCGCGCGTCCGACCACCGTAGAGCAGCGTCCACTCCGCGCCCGCCGCCTCCGCCGCGGCCAGCATCGGCAGGATCGGCGTGATGCCGATGCCGCCCGCGATGAAGCGGTAACGGGGCGCGGGCTGCAGGGCGAAGTGGTTGCGCGGACCGCGTACGCGTACCTTGTCGCCCTGGCCCAACTGCTCGTGCACGTACGAGGATCCACCGCGCCCGTCCGGCTCCCGCAGCACCGCGACGCGCCACGCACGACGGTCCGACGGATCACCGCACAGCGAGTACTGCCGCTCCAGGTCCGGCCCGAGCACGACGTCGATGTGGGCGCCCGGCTCCCAGGAGGGGAGTTCCTCGCCGAGCGGGTGGCGCAGGGTGAGGGCGAGCACGCCGTCGGCCGCGGACTCCCGCCGCTCGACGACGAGTTCGGCTTCGTACGAGGTCATGACCTGTGTCCTTGCGGTGCGTGGCCTTGCGGTGCGTGTCCTTCGGGGTGGGCGAGCATCCACTCCCACATCTCGATCGGGTCCTGGGCGGTGTGCTCGGCGCCGCAGTGGCAGGTGCCGTGCAGGATGTCGGTGCCCGGGAGCCAGTCGACGCGGTAGATCTCGCCGGTCGGGCTCGTCACTGGACCTTCTCCATCGGCTTCTCGCCCTCCTCGACCAGACGCGCGAGGATGCGACGGGCGGCGAGACCGCCGGTGTCGATGTTGATGCTCAGCTCCTGGTAGCCGGTGCGCTCGGTGCCCAGCGTCCGCTGCAGCAGGTTGAGCGCGTCGACGTCCTGCATCACGACGGTGTGGTTGAAGTCCCTCAGGAACGTGGTGACTTCGGCGTCGTCGCGGGCGAAGTCCCGGGAGACCGCCCAGAAGTCGTACACCTTGCCGTCGCCGGACGGCGTGATCGCGTACGTGATCTCGGTGTGGAAGGCGTTCG harbors:
- a CDS encoding ABC transporter ATP-binding protein, whose product is MLDVRGLKKVYEGSGRRVEAVRDLTFTVEAGELVCLVGPSGCGKTTLLKCVGGLLTPTAGEVSLAGHRVSGPPPGMAFVFQEYGRSLFPWMRVQENVELPLKQKPLSKARRRELVADALESVGLTDAAGAYPWQLSGGMQQRVAIARALAYEPDVLLMDEPFAAVDAQTRADLEDLVRGLWRQRQITILFVTHDIDEAVYLGERVLILSASPTVVQEQLKVDLPDERDQLHTRVTPRFAELRTHVYEQIQAAKRGTTSDITTDTPPPH
- a CDS encoding ABC transporter permease, producing the protein MKREPLAGPGRGAVRRALLRLLFVVGLPALLVVGWWLASDGSTNVYWPPLRTILKTFPDVWTGERLRADLLPSMERLLGGYAAAAVVGVALGTVIGSYRKVRAVCEPVLEFLRAVPPPVLVPVIMLFAGIGDTMKIVVIASGCVWPILLNTVEGVRAVDSVMSETARSYGITGVARLRSLILRSASPQIFAGLRQALSIGIILMVISEMFAASNGLGFTIVQFQRGFAIPDMWTGILVLGLLGFLLSVVFQLVERRVLDWYHGLRAASRRSP
- a CDS encoding ABC transporter permease, yielding MRGANAALGAAGLAAFLALGEAVPRLGLIKEDYFPPTSRIAKALGTELADHAFWTALGDTLTGWALGLAIAVSAGILVGVVISVVPHLREATASTIEFLRPIPSVALIPLAVLLYGTELRSVLLLVVYASFWQVLIQVMYGVQDVDPVADETARSYGLGTWARVRHVLWPTALPYVMTGVRLAAAVALILTITAELVIGAPGLGARIALAETSQAVPEMYALIVVTGLLGLLINVGARTVERRALAWHQSVRGEVTV
- a CDS encoding ABC transporter substrate-binding protein: MRRLLAVLAAGAFLVAASACGSSDGGGASDKNASSGGITTVKVGIIPIVDVAPLYLGQEKGFYSKRGLKLSMTTAQGGAAIVPGVVSGQFQFGFSNMTSLMIAQSNSVPVKAIANGVASTGVSGKDFGAITVKKGSSIKSAKDLEGKKVAVNTLKNINETAVRESVRKAGGDASKVKFVELAFDQMPAALDSGQIDAAMVVEPALATVKSQGGTEIASSLVDVAKDLTVAMYFTSTQYAQKNPDLVKKFQEATADSLAYADAHPDEVRQVVTTYTKIPTAVLAKVTLPKWPAEPNRASIEALEKLGEQDGLFKSTPDLDKLLP
- a CDS encoding IclR family transcriptional regulator C-terminal domain-containing protein, whose amino-acid sequence is MPAAARAPHFVRSFERGLAVIRVFGADHPELTLSEVARACDLTRAAARRFLLTLVDLGYVHTDGRMFRLTPRVLELGYAYLSGSTLPELAQPHLEQLAVRVGESSSLCVLDGDDIVYVARVPTRRIMTASITVGTRFPAHVTSVGRVILAHLPDEEVDARLARADLRPLTAHTIVSAELLKAELSRVRRRGYAIVDQELEEGLRSVAAPVRDRDGEVVAAVNIPVHASRNSVASVRRDLLPHLLATVARIEADLRDLRLTGPAPAASRDSGTHR
- a CDS encoding 2Fe-2S iron-sulfur cluster-binding protein, producing MTSYEAELVVERRESAADGVLALTLRHPLGEELPSWEPGAHIDVVLGPDLERQYSLCGDPSDRRAWRVAVLREPDGRGGSSYVHEQLGQGDKVRVRGPRNHFALQPAPRYRFIAGGIGITPILPMLAAAEAAGAEWTLLYGGRTRDSMAFAEELSRYGDRVRIAPQDETGLLDLASVLAGVPEDTLVYCCGPGPLLDAVEEACPSGLLHVERFQPKVQESGQDREFEVVLERTGRTLTVPADASVLDTVRAAGVEVLYSCTEGTCGTCETDVLEGTPDHQDSVLTDEEREAGETMLICVSRCLGKRLVLDL